In a genomic window of Brettanomyces nanus chromosome 1, complete sequence:
- a CDS encoding uncharacterized protein (BUSCO:EOG09343IQE), with translation MTQILGVGTNNDCLEIVRKYKNIEREEHDRFREIAKKGDGGTYSLKYGEHNRDKNRYLDVLPYDYNRVKIDADGYINASYIELGSSRYVATQGPISSTVSDFWKMCDYVCKKRIVIVMLTPLIEKQREKCCKYWSCQNFSIVDSVTGCRAIQLDFISQRYDDRGHFKVTKWKMYKPDRPAEVKDVFHFYYDKWEDFSRPSSYEHVIELSQQVAKVRDAQEPVIVHCSAGVGRTGTFIAIDHLLNSMKETTEVEECADHVDPVEDVVRLLRKQRMLMVQRPQQYQFVYDTIRKYSETNGA, from the exons ATGACTCA GATACTTGGAGTTGGTACTAACAATGATTGCCTAGAAATCGTCCGGAAGTATAAGAACATTGAAAGGGAAGAGCATGATCGATTCAGAGAGATTGCCAAGAAGGGTGATGGGGGTACTTATTCATTGAAGTACGGTGAACATAATAGAGATAAAAATAGGTATTTGGATGTGCTGCCGTATGATTATAATCGAGTCAAGATAGATGCAGATGGATACATCAATGCGAGTTATATTGAATTAGGGTCTTCAAGATATGTGGCTACACAGGGTCCAATTTCAAGTACTGTCAGCGATTTTTGGAAGATGTGTGACTATGTTTGCAAGAAACGAATAGTAATTGTCATGTTGACACCATTAATCGAGaagcaaagagaaaaatgCTGTAAGTATTGGAGTTGCCAGAACTTTAGCATAGTGGATTCAGTTACAGGATGCAGAGCGATTCAATTAGATTTTATTAGTCAAAGGTATGACGATAGGGGCCATTTTAAAGTTACAAAATGGAAAATGTATAAACCAGATAGACCGGCAGAAGTCAAAGATGTGTTTCACTTTTATTACGATAAGTGGGAGGATTTTTCACGGCCTTCAAGTTACGAACACGTGATAGAATTAAGTCAGCAAGTGGCCAAAGTCAGAGATGCGCAAGAACCGGTGATTGTGCATTGCTCGGCTGGGGTAGGACGAACAGGTACTTTTATCGCTATTGATCATCTTTTGAACTCTATGAAAGAAACAACTGAGGTGGAAGAGTGCGCTGACCACGTGGATCCAGTAGAGGATGTTGTTAGGTTACTTCGTAAACAACGAATGTTGATGGTGCAAAGACCTCAACAATACCAATTCGTGTACGATACGATACGAAAGTACTCAGAAACCAACGGTGCATAG
- a CDS encoding uncharacterized protein (EggNog:ENOG41), with protein sequence MLNQDESALIRTILGPRLTQIVHGELSDDSKFQFRSLLTGKAIDKVVNDENGAVMNCFIVEAYLSDISDKQVNEIIKELIIKLQIPTNRDFIWLRNDELSWQRQLRIDNFYRIRLMDIMADKVLLEKVASELRVKLIDRLTAFYDSQYCPWSNIEISNKCTECIAKLNVTKTEIEGLIQSYKSILDELSDINFRSKLTRSGHIRLRNNTELFKDVSPLFGKSYSNTVSSRDLFVRRNLYRLNVLKYLVEKFSGMELERHWGVVFSLTMCFLDDTQPLVKVEACRNLQQIFLKLIPGDNILTRTQVSPVVFGSIVPIILSLPSMTPKETSQRAIPVAYKTIFDLWNATAESKQIGKLSMILNDFICPSLTKVKEYPDLVMILLRVIDQQLIPAAGDSMILFRKQILYTVLDLLIDPYIVYSLPVVFESVVIIDHLGLDGLRKRKYDIIGCILKLEKRLVRSYGDRETSEESTTQLAKLNQSFESLIVQLDFSSEELEQIRLAQPRFTYVSE encoded by the coding sequence ATGCTTAATCAAGATGAATCGGCGCTTATTAGGACGATATTAGGACCAAGATTGACTCAAATTGTTCACGGGGAATTGTCGGATGATAGTAAGTTTCAGTTTAGATCTCTACTTACAGGCAAGGCTATTGACAAGGTAGTGAACGATGAAAATGGAGCTGTGATGAACTGCTTTATAGTAGAGGCATATTTAAGTGATATTTCTGATAAACAAGTGAATGAAATAATCAAAGAGCTAATTATAAAGCTTCAAATACCCACCAATAGAGATTTTATATGGCTGAGGAACGATGAGCTAAGTTGGCAGAGACAATTAAGGATCGACAACTTCTATAGAATAAGGTTAATGGACATTATGGCTGATAAAGTTTTGTTAGAGAAGGTTGCCTCTGAACTAAGGGTGAAGTTGATAGATCGGTTAACGGCATTTTATGATAGTCAATATTGTCCATGGTCCAATATTGAAATCTCTAATAAATGCACTGAATGCATAGCAAAACTTAATGTTACCAAGACAGAAATTGAAGGGCTAATTCAAAGCTACAAATCTATTCTTGATGAGTTATCGGATATCAATTTTCGGTCTAAGCTTACTAGATCTGGCCATATACGTCTGCGGAATAATACGGAGTTGTTCAAAGATGTCAGCCCATTGTTCGGAAAGTCGTATTCTAATACGGTGAGCAGTAGGGACCTTTTTGTTCGACGGAATCTCTACAGATTGAATGTATTGAAATACCTAGTGGAAAAGTTTAGTGGAATGGAGCTTGAACGTCATTGGGGAGTTGTCTTCTCATTGACTATGTGCTTTCTCGATGACACCCAACCACTTGTTAAAGTTGAAGCGTGCAGAAACTTGCAGCAGATTTTCCTAAAATTGATTCCAGGAGATAACATTCTAACTCGTACACAAGTAAGTCCGGTGGTCTTTGGGAGCATAGTGCCCATAATATTATCATTACCGTCGATGACGCCTAAAGAAACATCTCAAAGAGCCATTCCGGTGGCATACAAAACGATTTTTGACCTGTGGAATGCTACAGCGGAGTCGAAGCAAATTGGTAAGCTTTCAATGATTCTCAACGATTTTATTTGTCCGTCTCTAACCAAGGTAAAGGAGTACCCAGACCTTGTGATGATCCTTCTAAGGGTCATTGACCAACAACTAATACCAGCAGCGGGAGACTCAATGATTCTATTCCGAAAACAGATTCTCTACACTGTTTTGGACTTGTTGATAGATCCTTACATAGTGTATTCCTTGCCTGTGGTTTTTGAAAGTGTGGTGATTATTGACCATTTGGGCTTGGATGGGCTGAGAAAACGCAAGTACGACATCATCGGATGCATATTAAAATTAGAGAAACGACTTGTACGTAGCTACGGCGATAGAGAAACATCGGAAGAATCTACAACGCAATTAGCCAAGTTGAACCAATCTTTCGAGTCCTTAATTGTTCAGTTGGACTTTTCCTCAGAGGAACTGGAACAGATCCGACTTGCACAGCCGCGATTCACATATGTGTCAGAGTAA
- a CDS encoding uncharacterized protein (BUSCO:EOG09344FOM~EggNog:ENOG41) encodes MTSIAPEVLWAQRSSDKIASKNIIFLTVRLLDPEDLKIDLSSNALKITAKSDDHDYKLDIEFFDEIDEKLSHYHVAGSHIAFILIKKKLEVKYWPRLTKEKAKYHYIRTDFEKWVDEDEQAEEAPQADHDDSEMSALPGQDQFDMAKLAEQYAGKGGAMMGGSE; translated from the exons ATGACATCAATTGCACCAGAAG TTCTTTGGGCCCAGCGCTCGAGCGACAAAATCGCCTCTAAAAATATTATCTTTTTAACGGTTCGCCTTCTTGATCCcgaagatttgaagattgatCTTTCTAGCAATGCTTTGAAGATCACTGCCAAGTCTGACGATCATGATTACAAGCTTGATAttgaattttttgatgaaataGATGAGAAATTATCCCATTATCATGTGGCAGGTTCTCATATAGCCTTCAttttgatcaagaagaagctagAAGTTAAATATTGGCCAAGACTCACCAAAGAGAAGGCCAAGTATCACTACATCAGAACTGATTTTGAAAAGTGggttgatgaggatgagcAGGCTGAAGAGGCTCCACAGGCTGATCATGATGATAGTGAGATGAGTGCTTTACCTGGACAGGACCAATTTGATATGGCCAAGTTGGCCGAGCAGTATGCTGGTAAGGGAGGAGCAATGATGGGAGGTTCTGAATAG
- a CDS encoding uncharacterized protein (CAZy:AA1) codes for MDGPVGVTQCPIPPGKTFLYDFVVEQSGTYWYHSHSGSQYSDGLRAMVIVHDSEVESKYKYDDERLFSVSDWYHDTSDVLAERQLTRYNPTGAEPIPQSMLFNDSKNVTVSVEPETTYIIRIANIGIMVSQYIFIEDHEFEIVEVDGVYTKPARANMLYLAVGQRASILLKTKSLSDVNKQFCIVQSLDTSMLDAIPKDLQVTSISYLSYDKSMAKSVPRKEFYDIDSYEPFDDFNLEPLINQPLLPEPDHVIHLNLHMDNLGDGVNYAFFNNLTYVTPKVPTLLTALTAPDNLVMNDRIYGENTNAFVLSGGDVVDLVVDNDDSNKHPLHMHGHQYQVVVRSQEYEVPHHFQYENASEFPEHPCVRDTLTVNTYGHAVIRFRADNPGIWFFHCHLDFHLEQGLAIVLVEAPDVLRDQLKYDSLPFDYIQTCLAADMPTKGNAAGNTEDWLDLAGQNLQPKALPLGFTLKGYIALAACAISALWGLWEISIFGMSDVNKQFQDRIDHEKLVVKDLILKLSDEKDRVSGKNLRQITEMLAELDELDHKFAQL; via the coding sequence ATGGATGGACCTGTCGGCGTGACTCAGTGTCCTATACCGCCAGGTAAGACTTTTCTTTATGACTTCGTGGTTGAACAATCTGGCACATATTGGTATCATAGTCACTCGGGAAGTCAATATAGCGATGGGCTGAGGGCTATGGTTATTGTTCATGATTCAGAGGTGGAATCCAAGTATAAATATGATGACGAACGCTTGTTTTCTGTCAGTGATTGGTACCACGACACCAGTGATGTTCTTGCGGAACGTCAACTAACAAGATACAATCCTACAGGTGCTGAACCTATTCCTCAGAGTATGTTGTTCAATGATTCTAAGAATGTCACTGTTAGCGTTGAGCCGGAAACTACATATATCATTCGCATTGCTAATATCGGCATTATGGTTTCTCAATACATATTCATAGAAGACCACGAATTTGAGAtagttgaagttgatggtGTCTATACGAAACCTGCTAGGGCCAACATGCTTTATTTGGCTGTTGGTCAGAGAGCATCCATCTTACTTAAAACAAAGAGTTTGTCCGATGTTAACAAACAATTTTGTATTGTCCAATCACTGGATACTTCAATGCTTGACGCTATTCCAAAAGATCTTCAGGTGACTTCCATCAGCTATCTTTCATATGACAAGTCAATGGCCAAATCTGTTCCCAGAAAGGAATTCTATGACATTGATTCTTATGAACCTTTTGACGACTTCAATTTGGAGCCCCTGATaaatcaacctcttcttccggAACCTGATCATGTAATACATCTTAATTTGCATATGGATAACTTAGGGGATGGTGTTAATTATGCATTTTTCAACAACTTAACTTACGTCACTCCTAAAGTTCCGACGTTACTAACTGCCTTAACAGCTCCGGATAATCTAGTGATGAACGATAGGATATACGGAGAGAATACAAATGCTTTTGTTTTGAGTGGAGGGGATGTTGTTGATTTAGTGGTCGATAATGATGACTCGAACAAGCATCCCTTACATATGCATGGCCATCAGTACCAGGTTGTTGTTAGATCTCAAGAGTACGAAGTTCCACACCATTTCCAATACGAAAATGCCAGCGAGTTTCCTGAACATCCCTGCGTTAGGGATACCTTGACTGTGAATACTTATGGACACGCAGTAATCAGATTTAGAGCCGATAATCCTGGTATATGGTTTTTCCATTGCCATTTGgattttcatcttgagCAAGGCTTAGCTATAGTATTGGTCGAAGCTCCAGACGTACTTAGAGATCAACTAAAATATGATTCCCTTCCGTTTGACTACATTCAGACTTGTCTTGCAGCTGATATGCCCACTAAGGGTAATGCGGCTGGAAATACGGAAGACTGGCTTGATCTAGCTGGTCAGAATCTTCAGCCAAAGGCATTACCTTTGGGCTTTACACTTAAAGGATACATAGCGCTTGCCGCATGTGCAATATCTGCTCTTTGGGGTTTATGGGAAATATCTATCTTTGGTATGAGTGACGTCAACAAGCAATTCCAGGACAGAATCGACCACGAGAAGTTGGTAGTGAAGGATCTCATACTGAAGCTTAGCGACGAGAAGGACAGGGTATCAGGCAAGAATCTTCGACAAATCACCGAAATGCTTGCAGAACTCGACGAACTGGATCATAAGTTTGCGCAACTATGA
- a CDS encoding uncharacterized protein (BUSCO:EOG0934275G), with protein MKLDTKYMQYLTPEDWKLLNAVEIGSRTHEVVPTKLICQTASLRNGAGAANKAISDLAKISLISRLRNAKYDGYKLTYNGFDYLALKNMRENNTFSTLGTTIGVGKESDIYSAFGPKQERRVLKIHRLGRVSFRSVKTKRDYLRNKQAQSWMYLSRLAAEREWDFMNILYDNGFSVPKPYDYTKHCVLMQRIEGFTMKILRKHASYRKLYSQLMQYIVRLADYGLIHGDFNEYNIMIKEDGTWDPEKELGFVVIDFPQCVSVEHPDAEFYFERDVECVRRFFKRRFKYIPKEDRDTEDTDGYGEEYKYAYPVLSRDVERKGDLDVQVQASGYNKQLNRIDRDLQGAVQSMNINEGEEEGELEEEGELEEEEELEEEGELEEEEELEEEGELEEPEQPEELKELEDEENEKIIDVLSSGGNLKMDKLGNYILDEEH; from the coding sequence ATGAAGTTAGATACCAAGTATATGCAATATTTGACACCAGAGGACTGGAAATTGTTGAATGCTGTTGAAATTGGGTCTAGAACCCACGAGGTTGTTCCTACTAAGCTGATATGTCAAACAGCATCACTTAGAAACGGTGCAGGTGCTGCCAACAAGGCTATCTCTGATCTCGCCAAGATTAGTCTCATTTCCAGATTGCGGAATGCAAAATATGATGGTTACAAGCTCACTTATAATGGCTTCGATTATCTTgcattgaagaatatgCGAGAAAATAATACTTTTAGTACCCTTGGTACGACTATTGGAGTGGGTAAAGAGTCTGATATCTATTCGGCATTTGGGCCCAAGCAGGAAAGAAGAGTGTTGAAGATTCACCGTCTTGGTAGAGTGTCGTTCAGGTCTGTGAAGACGAAAAGGGACTATTTACGCAACAAGCAGGCTCAAAGTTGGATGTATTTATCGAGGCTTGcagcagaaagagaatggGATTTCATGAATATTTTGTATGACAATGGATTCAGTGTTCCAAAGCCTTATGACTATACAAAGCATTGTGTTCTCATGCAGCGGATTGAAGGATTTACCATGAAGATCCTCCGAAAGCATGCTTCTTACAGGAAGTTGTACAGCCAATTGATGCAGTATATAGTGAGACTAGCAGATTATGGACTGATCCACGGAGATTTCAATGAGTATAACATCATGATCAAGGAAGACGGTACATGGGATCCAGAGAAGGAATTAGGATTCGTGGTGATTGATTTCCCTCAATGTGTCTCAGTTGAGCATCCTGACGCAGAATTTTACTTTGAGAGAGATGTTGAATGTGTCAGaaggttcttcaaaaggCGGTTCAAGTACATTCCTaaagaagacagagacACTGAGGACACTGATGGATATGGTGAGGAATACAAGTATGCATATCCGGTGCTTAGTCGAGATGTTGAGAGAAAAGGTGATTTGGATGTTCAGGTTCAGGCATCAGGGTATAACAAGCAGTTGAATAGGATTGACAGGGATTTACAGGGAGCAGTTCAGAGTATGAATATAAacgaaggagaagaagaaggagaacttgaagaagaaggagaacttgaagaagaagaagaacttgaagaagaaggagaacttgaagaagaagaagaacttgaagaagaaggagaacttgaagaaccagAGCAACCAGAGGAACTCAAGGAActtgaagacgaagaaaatgaaaaaattaTAGACGTCCTAAGTTCAGGAGGAAACTTGAAAATGGACAAACTGGGAAACTATATACTAGACGAAGAACACTAA
- the SSB1 gene encoding Heat shock protein ssb1 (BUSCO:EOG093411G8), giving the protein MSEGTFPGAIGIDLGTTYSCVAVYDKTAGVEIIANEQGNRTTPSYVAFTPEERLVGDAAKNQAALNPTNTVFDAKRMIGRAFNDENVQKDIKTWPFKVIDDAGNPKIQVEYLGESKTFSAQEISSMVLNKMKETAEAKIGQPIQKSVVTVPAYFNDAQRQATKDAGAIAGMNVLRIINEPTAAAIAYGLGAGKTETEKHILIFDLGGGTFDVSLLNIKGGVFTVKATAGDTHLGGQDFDNNMLDFFQKDFKKKTGLDISKDARALRRLRTAAEKAKRTLSSVTQTTVEVDSLSDGEDFSTTITRARFEDLNSDLFKSTLKPVDQVMKDGGLSKAEVDEVVLVGGSTRIPKVQKLLSDFFDGKQLEKSINPDEAVAYGAAVQGAILTGQSTSDDTKDLLLLDVIPLSLGVAMQGNVFAPVVPRNTTVPTIKRRTFTTVEDMQTTVQFPVYQGERVNCVENTLLGEFDLKGIPPMPAGEPVLEAIFEIDANGILKVTALEKSTGKSANITISNSVGRLSNDEIEKMINDADKFKKSDEEFAKKHEAHQRLESYVSSVESTVTDPVLSAKMKKSQKNKIETALSDALASLELEDSSADDLRKAELNLKRTVNKAMNSR; this is encoded by the coding sequence ATGTCTGAAGGAACTTTCCCAGGTGCTATTGGTATCGATTTGGGTACCACCTACTCGTGTGTTGCCGTTTACGACAAGACAGCCGGTGTTGAAATCATCGCTAACGAGCAAGGTAACAGAACCACCCCATCCTACGTTGCTTTCACTCCAGAGGAGAGATTGGTTGGTGATGCTGCCAAGAACCAAGCTGCTTTGAACCCAACAAATACTGTGTTTGATGCTAAGAGAATGATTGGTAGAGCTTTCAACGACGAGAATGTCCAAAAGGATATTAAGACCTGGCCATTCAAGGTTATCGACGATGCCGGAAACCCTAAAATTCAGGTTGAATATTTGGGCGAATCTAAGACTTTCTCTGCTCAGGAGATTTCTTCCATGGTTTTGAATAAGATGAAAGAGACTGCCGAGGCCAAAATTGGTCAGCCAATTCAGAAGTCTGTCGTTACCGTTCCAGCATACTTCAACGATGCTCAGAGACAGGCCACTAAAGATGCTGGTGCCATTGCCGGTATGAACGTGTTGAGAATCATTAACGAGCCAACCGCTGCCGCTATTGCTTACGGTTTAGGTGCTGGTAAGACCGAGACGGAGAAGCACATTTTAATCTTTGACTTGGGTGGAGGTACTTTCGATGTCTCTCTTTTGAACATCAAGGGTGGTGTCTTCACTGTCAAGGCCACAGCTGGTGATACTCACTTAGGTGGTCAGGACTTTGACAACAACATGTTGgatttcttccaaaaggacttcaagaagaagactggCTTGGACATCTCTAAGGATGCCAGAGCTttaagaagattgagaacaGCTGCCGAGAAGGCCAAGAGAACTTTGTCCTCTGTGACCCAAACTAcagttgaagttgattcttTGTCCGATGGTGAGGACTTTTCTACTACCATCACTAGAGCTCGTTTCGAGGACTTAAACAGCGACTTGTTCAagtctactttgaagcCTGTCGATCAGGTCATGAAGGATGGTGGTCTTTCTAAGGCCGAGGTTGATGAGGTTGTTTTGGTCGGTGGTTCTACCAGAATTCCAAAGGTTCAAAAGTTGTTGTCCGATTTCTTCGATGGTAAACAATTGGAGAAGTCGATCAACCCTGATGAGGCTGTTGCTTATGGTGCTGCCGTTCAAGGTGCTATTTTGACTGGTCAGTCTACTTCTGACGATACCAAGGAtttgttgttgttggatGTCATTCCATTATCTCTCGGTGTTGCCATGCAAGGTAATGTGTTTGCTCCTGTTGTTCCAAGAAACACCACTGTGCCTACcatcaagagaagaaccTTCACCACTGTTGAGGACATGCAAACTACTGTTCAGTTCCCAGTCTACCAGGGTGAGAGAGTCAACTGTGTTGAAAACACATTGCTTGGTGAGTTCGACTTGAAGGGAATTCCTCCAATGCCAGCTGGTGAACCAGTCTTGGAAGCAATCTTTGAGATTGATGCTAACGGAATTTTGAAGGTTACTGCTCTTGAAAAGTCTACTGGTAAGTCTGCTAACATTACCATCTCCAACTCTGTCGGCAGATTGTCTaatgatgagattgaaaagatgatCAACGATGCTGACAAGTTCAAGAAGTCCGATGAGGAATTCGCTAAAAAGCACGAGGCTCACCAGAGACTCGAGTCTTACGTCTCCTCTGTCGAATCTACTGTCACTGACCCTGTTCTTTCCGCtaagatgaagaagtctcaaaagaacaaaatcGAGACTGCATTATCAGACGCTTTGGCTTCCTTGGAATTGGAAGACTCTAGCGCGGATGACTTGAGAAAGGCCGagttgaacttgaagagaacTGTCAACAAGGCCATGAACTCTCGTTAA
- a CDS encoding uncharacterized protein (EggNog:ENOG41) yields the protein MDQSDEDAAEMSKTQELQSYLAIGRRKFHSAVNATKQSSYYKKVTQRFNGDNSSSEDDSVPENAFIQLYNSYSRETSPGSYFTKVSGGIFTPGRLNRKNRMMLSLAKRMARASVPYSAADQFEDQFAEAIEHPINQTHFEEYDDDDTSSSGSQVAVDNVAEEITINRMSGVIAAGIPRTLLRIRIGSQQEAENIITNDLYTDQYGMFMVEIQTEYAPSYVEASSTINLEVIQLEDIRSIPLKGLSVISDVDDTVRITGVVGDKIDIFRNIFSRPYSECEVPGVPKWFQIMDQHFGCAIHYVSNSPWQVYNIVSGFLEYENMPMTSIHLKQYFGNIFSSVRMASSERKKGTLEQIIRDFPQRKFILLGDSGEQDIEAYVSLIPEFGNQILAIYIRAVAGSFSSLGNDRDNVKRLERMLSKNKSQLHKPKTISQQPLPRRIPPIVPHKPSELHGKPINRTSRTRLRRSISMGNNPPRLPARRIPEISLPEGGALLDRDQDHHHLPWLNSSPLPDTLDEFPGDFNQNSVVLDLKFETWKERTAEVVKELPAEIELKFWWNPEDIMKECFDLLKANS from the coding sequence ATGGACCAGTCAGATGAAGACGCTGCGGAGATGTCCAAGACTCAAGAATTGCAGTCGTACCTCGCCATAGGGCGTCGCAAATTTCACAGTGCTGTCAATGCAACCAAACAGTCCAGCTATTATAAGAAGGTGACGCAGCGTTTCAATGGTGATAATTCGTCATCGGAAGATGATTCTGTACCCGAAAATGCATTCATACAATTATATAACAGTTATAGTCGTGAGACAAGCCCTGGATCTTACTTTACCAAGGTGTCTGGAGGTATATTTACTCCAGGACGACTGAACAGAAAGAATCGAATGATGCTATCTTTAGCCAAAAGAATGGCTAGAGCATCTGTTCCCTACTCTGCTGCcgatcaatttgaagatcaatttGCCGAGGCAATTGAACATCCCATTAACCAGACCCACTTTGAGGAGtacgatgacgatgacaCTTCCTCCAGTGGCTCTCAGGTGGCTGTTGACAATGTTGCAGAAGAGATCACAATAAATAGAATGAGTGGAGTGATAGCCGCAGGTATACCGAGAACATTGTTGAGAATTCGGATTGGCTCCCAACAAGAGGCAGAAAATATCATTACCAACGATTTGTATACAGATCAGTATGGAATGTTTATGGTGGAGATCCAAACCGAATATGCCCCCTCATATGTTGAGGCGAGCTCGACAATTAATCTGGAGGTTATTCAGCTCGAAGATATCCGATCAATTCCATTGAAAGGGTTGAGTGTGATTTCTGACGTTGATGACACAGTACGAATAACAGGCGTGGTTGGTGATAAGATTGATATTTTCAGAAACATCTTTTCTAGACCTTACTCTGAGTGTGAAGTGCCCGGAGTGCCCAAATGGTTCCAAATAATGGACCAGCATTTTGGGTGTGCCATTCATTATGTGTCCAACTCTCCCTGGCAGGTGTACAACATTGTAAGCGGCTTTTTAGAGTACGAAAACATGCCTATGACGTCTATACATTTAAAGCAATACTTTGGAAACATATTTTCTTCGGTGAGGATGGCTTCATcggagagaaagaagggTACATTGGAGCAGATTATTCGGGATTTTCCGCAAAGAAAGTTCATTCTCTTGGGAGATTCTGGCGAACAGGACATAGAGGCATATGTATCTCTTATACCAGAGTTTGGCAACCAAATCTTGGCTATATATATAAGGGCTGTTGCTGgatccttttcttctttgggtAACGACAGAGACAATGTTAAGAGGCTTGAACGTATGCTCAGCAAGAACAAATCTCAGTTGCACAAGCCCAAGACTATAAGCCAACAACCTCTTCCTCGTCGAATTCCTCCCATAGTTCCTCACAAACCCTCGGAACTGCATGGAAAGCCTATCAACCGGACTTCTCGAACGAGACTGCGACGCTCTATTTCTATGGGCAACAATCCACCGCGGTTGCCTGCTAGAAGGATTCCGGAAATCTCACTTCCTGAAGGAGGAGCTCTCTTGGATCGAGACCAAgaccatcatcatcttccttggCTCAACTCCTCTCCCCTTCCAGATACTTTGGACGAATTTCCTGGTGATTTCAACCAGAATTCTGTAGTTCTCGACCTCAAATTTGAAACATGGAAGGAGAGAACAGCAGAGGTTGTAAAAGAACTTCCTGCAGAGATTGAATTGAAATTCTGGTGGAATCCAGAAGACATCATGAAAGAATGCTTTGATCTACTTAAGGCAAATAGTTAA
- a CDS encoding uncharacterized protein (BUSCO:EOG09342Y0I~EggNog:ENOG41), whose product MPSKKQNKQQRQAEKKLKSKRASQVAEDKTFGLKNKNKSKRVQKYVETVKKQDPELRKQDEIAKRKGDEKKAIEKAQEEAARLLKTSIPKQKIPFGVDPKTILCEYFKVGACTRGKNCKFSHDLGIVRKGEKRDLYTDEKDRIKEQDREDKLNDTMDQWDEEKLRKVVASKQKGKQPSTDKVCKYFIGAVEDGKYGWFWKCPNNDSKMGIECKYRHSLPPGFVLKTKEQTRQERLDADKMPKITLEEYIETARDQLAHDKLTEMTQETFTKWKKDHKQKILNQKEAKKMTKTVLNGREIVMKKFQDRFFREEEELAAEKGTAVDMSEFRKALKEIDEKESDGTVIKDYGDGEGAFAEANA is encoded by the coding sequence ATGCcatcaaagaaacagaatAAGCAACAAAGGCAagctgaaaagaagttgaaatcGAAGAGAGCTTCTCAAGTTGCCGAGGATAAAACATTTGGGTTGaaaaataagaataagTCTAAGAGAGTACAGAAATATGTGGAGACggtaaagaagcaggatCCTGAGTTGAGGAAGCAGGACGAAATAGCTAAAAGAAAGggagatgaaaagaaggcGATAGAGAAGGCACAAGAGGAAGCTGCGAGGTTGCTAAAGACGTCGATTCCAAAGCAGAAGATACCATTTGGAGTCGATCCTAAAACGATTCTATGTGAGTACTTCAAAGTGGGAGCATGTACTAGAGGAAAGAACTGCAAATTCAGTCATGATTTGGGAATAGTGAGAAAAGGCGAGAAGAGAGATTTATACACAGATGAAAAGGATAGAATTAAAGAGCAAGATCGAGAGGACAAGCTGAACGATACCATGGATCAATGGGACGAGGAAAAGCTCAGGAAGGTTGTTGCCAGTAAGCAGAAAGGAAAGCAGCCCTCTACGGATAAGGTCTGTAAGTATTTTATTGGAGCAGTGGAGGATGGAAAATATGGATGGTTCTGGAAGTGTCCTAACAATGATTCTAAGATGGGTATTGAATGTAAATATCGTCATTCGTTACCTCCGGGCTTTGTGTTGAAGACTAAGGAACAGACGCGACAAGAGAGGTTGGATGCAGATAAGATGCCTAAAATTACATTGGAAGAGTATATTGAAACAGCAAGAGATCAATTGGCTCACGATAAGCTTACGGAGATGACACAGGAGACATTTACTAAATGGAAAAAAGATCATAAGCAAAAGATACTGAATCAGAAAGAGGCTAAAAAGATGACTAAGACGGTGTTGAATGGTAGAGAaatagtgatgaagaagttccAGGATAGGTTCTTTagagaggaggaggaactTGCAGCAGAAAAGGGTACTGCAGTTGATATGTCAGAGTTTAGGAAGGCcttgaaggagattgatgaaaaggagagTGATGGTACAGTTATAAAGGACTACGGAGATGGTGAAGGAGCTTTTGCTGAAGCAAATGCTTAA